The DNA segment gaataattaataatatttcttgaatttgttgttataaaaaaatattattatatgTAGTAGGagagatttaaaataataaaaactctTTTGAGTCGGAATGTTGCTTCTCATTTTCTCCCAGATAAGCATAAAGTATCTGCTTTATATTTAACAAAGGAGTCTGTCTCTTTATCGTTTTTGACGAACATGCAGTCATTCAGGTCAGTGATAATGTTTGTTATTATTCAAACACAGACGCATCTTGCACAACTGACGACACTACATCCTTCAAGTTTGATAAAGACCATTCAGAACACTGAAAGCACAATAGTCTAGCCAGCGACAGAAGATatttattcttattttttaatctattGTTTAGTCAAAAGTCATTTATAATCAGCGAAGTCAAATCATTAGTATAGTCAGCATCGTAAATGTGCATAAATGCCAATTAAATGAGCCTGAATGCATCACAAATCATTATTAAGTGAAATGTCTCTGGATCCTCAAGAGGTGGAGTTGGTAGAGCTCCCATTCACAGCGGTCCTCCCTCCAGCACCACCAACAGAGATCGCCGTCGGCGCAGCGTTACATCGGTCGGCATTACAGGTATCGCACGAAATCGACGTGTACCCTGGGTAATCTGCACATTCAAATTTCGTGTCTTCTTCGTAAAGCACACATTTTCTCTGGTACAAAGTACTGTTGTGCTTGTCTAGAAGGAAAAAGATTATTCACAATGTCGTGGTTTTTCCAAAATACAATCAAACCTTTGAAAGTCTCCGTCAAACAGGACACCTGTTGACTTTTCCCCGGTTCGGGACAAGTCTCATCTATCGGTTCGTCACAGTCTATGTTACACTCTTTACAGACGAGTCCCAAGCCTGGAAACAATCGATGTTAGCACCCCTCAAACCCACCCCGAACATCGATCGGGGTGTTGTTCTCGGAACTATTGACTCACTTGTTCCCAGAATAACGATTAAGAAGATTGCTTTCGTCAGAAACATCTTGTATTGATTGTTGGCGGTTGCTAACTGAACGACCCATTGACGACCCacgattatttacaaaaataaatcatgcaGGACCGGCTTCGTGTCTGAATAAGAGAACAAGCAAATACGTGGCTGCATTTGTGAGTCATGGGATTTTCCCACTTTTATTTGACGCAGTTGCATAAAAGGTTACAGAAAGGAATTTTACCTGAGCATTGCTTTTATATTGCATCAACAGCAAAAATGTAGACATTGAGTTCCTATTGCATTTGTTGTTTCACACTAAAATGgtaacaataatattttttatactgCCAATAAAATTCATGGACATTTGGAcaaatacatttccaaaaataatctgttctgggaaaaaaatgttttattgacaGTAAGTCACTGACTCATCtgtcataataataatatttggTTTAAACTCTGTATACACAAATTTTCTTcaactcaatatttattttatcgttgactaaaaataaatgtgatttaACTCAAAAAATACGAGGGTGTTTCTCCATTTATTGTTccagacaaaaataaaaatcttgaaaaattcaaacaactGTACCATAGTAAGTAATTAATGTAGATCCATATCTAGGGCATTACTCCATAGCgaatattttgcaaaactcTATGGTTTAGGCGAAATATGTCAAAGTGTCAAATATCCAAAAGATCATTTGAGAGAGACCTTATACTTTATCTAGTAGATGGATATTAATCAAGTGGACttgacttatttttatttaattgcaaCAGGTATGCATGGGTGGATgtctaaatatttaaattattgaaaatttgagAGTTGACATTTACACGAAGTAGATATTGCAGCATTGCATGACAGCGAATAAACGCCGTAGTTGGCATTTGGTGTCAAATCGTAAAATGTTAATAAAGATGTGTGGAGCAATGATAGCAGAtttgcaaaacaaaaaactgtAGAAATGGAATGGAATgtcaacataaattaattaaagaaaaaaagaaaatattttcgtgCATCTAGTCTAGACTTTGAAAGCGATGTTGCCAAACTTCCACGTGACAACCGATTGAGGTTAGAATCTGAGCGGCAACGACTCCCGACTATTTGTAATAAGTTTAAATCGATATGATcccaaataaataaacggtaagataattttttcattaattttcacGTAACttccagatttaaaaaat comes from the Tenebrio molitor chromosome 9, icTenMoli1.1, whole genome shotgun sequence genome and includes:
- the LOC138137876 gene encoding uncharacterized protein, which codes for MFLTKAIFLIVILGTSLGLVCKECNIDCDEPIDETCPEPGKSQQVSCLTETFKDKHNSTLYQRKCVLYEEDTKFECADYPGYTSISCDTCNADRCNAAPTAISVGGAGGRTAVNGSSTNSTS